The Streptococcus pantholopis genome has a segment encoding these proteins:
- a CDS encoding GNAT family N-acetyltransferase has product MVLREIQQRDNRAVACLIRKTLEEFSLDKDGTAYYDPQLEDLSAYYAKESRGAYFVVDENGSIAASGGFAPISLTVAELQKLYVRKDCRGKGYASLLMDKILAAAKARGFQQLYLETTALLSQAVNIYKHYGFRQLDSPLLHENGHSAMDIWMIKDL; this is encoded by the coding sequence ATGGTTCTTAGAGAAATTCAGCAGAGAGATAACCGGGCGGTTGCCTGTCTGATCAGAAAGACTTTGGAGGAATTCTCCTTAGATAAAGATGGAACAGCCTATTATGATCCGCAATTAGAGGATCTGTCAGCTTATTACGCTAAAGAGAGCAGGGGGGCTTATTTTGTTGTTGATGAAAATGGCAGTATTGCTGCCTCCGGAGGCTTCGCTCCGATTTCTTTAACAGTTGCTGAACTCCAGAAACTCTATGTTCGCAAAGACTGCCGCGGGAAAGGGTATGCTTCCTTACTCATGGATAAGATTCTGGCTGCAGCCAAAGCAAGAGGATTTCAGCAGCTTTATCTTGAAACTACTGCTTTGTTATCACAAGCTGTCAACATTTATAAGCATTACGGTTTTAGACAGCTGGACAGCCCTCTGCTGCATGAAAACGGGCATTCAGCTATGGACATTTGGATGATAAAAGATTTATAA
- a CDS encoding ABC transporter ATP-binding protein has protein sequence MNYIWSYLKHYPKWLISDITGAFLFVVVNLGLPTALAQMINQGITVGNRSAIYFWAGVMFIIVLLGVIGRITVAYSAGRLTTTMIRDMRNDMYDKLQKYSHHEYEKIGVSSLVTRMTSDAFVLMQFAEMSLRMGIMTPLMMISSVVMILITSPSLAWIVAVAVPFLIWVVVYVAIKTRPLSERQQKTLDKINQYVRENLTGLRVIRAFAREDFQEKRFASKNEQYETISSRLFKLTGLTEPLFVQIIIAMIVVIVWFALAPLAQGDLKIGDLVAFIEYSFHALFSFLMFANLFTMYPRMSVSSKRIQEVMNLPISIDPNENGITETQTKGYLEFQNVTFSYPGETESPVLHNISFKAKPGETVAFIGSTGSGKSSLVNLIPRFYDVTLGKILVDGADVRDYNLKALREKIGFIPQRALLFTGTIAENLKYGKASATLEELDNAADIAQAKEFIESREERFAAHLAEAGSNLSGGQKQRLSIARAVVKEPEIYIFDDSFSALDYKTDAQLRARLKEVTGQSTVLIVAQRVGTIMDADQIIVLDEGEIVGRGTHEELMQSNEIYREIASSQLSSNI, from the coding sequence ATGAATTATATTTGGTCTTATTTGAAACATTATCCCAAATGGTTAATTTCGGATATTACTGGAGCTTTTTTGTTTGTTGTGGTCAACTTGGGACTGCCGACAGCTTTGGCTCAGATGATTAATCAAGGGATTACTGTAGGTAATCGCTCTGCTATTTATTTTTGGGCAGGGGTTATGTTTATTATTGTGCTCTTAGGGGTCATCGGACGGATTACGGTCGCTTACTCAGCAGGGCGGCTGACGACAACAATGATCCGAGATATGCGCAATGATATGTATGACAAGCTGCAGAAGTACTCGCATCATGAGTATGAAAAAATCGGTGTTTCTTCTTTGGTTACCCGGATGACCAGTGATGCTTTTGTTTTGATGCAGTTTGCGGAAATGTCCTTGCGTATGGGTATAATGACACCTTTGATGATGATTTCAAGTGTTGTTATGATTTTAATCACCAGCCCTTCTCTGGCTTGGATTGTCGCAGTAGCAGTGCCCTTTTTGATTTGGGTCGTTGTCTATGTTGCCATCAAGACGCGGCCGCTTTCTGAAAGACAGCAAAAAACATTGGATAAGATTAATCAATACGTTCGGGAAAATCTGACCGGCCTGCGTGTTATTCGGGCTTTTGCGCGTGAGGACTTTCAAGAGAAACGTTTTGCTTCGAAAAATGAGCAGTATGAAACTATTTCCAGCCGGCTGTTCAAACTGACCGGTTTAACAGAGCCTTTATTTGTTCAGATAATCATTGCCATGATTGTCGTTATTGTTTGGTTTGCCCTTGCTCCTCTAGCTCAGGGTGATTTAAAAATCGGTGATTTGGTGGCCTTTATTGAATACAGTTTCCACGCTCTCTTCTCCTTTTTGATGTTTGCCAATTTATTTACTATGTATCCGCGGATGTCAGTTTCAAGCAAGCGTATTCAGGAAGTAATGAATCTCCCTATTTCCATTGATCCCAATGAAAACGGCATTACAGAGACACAGACGAAGGGTTATCTGGAATTTCAGAATGTGACCTTCTCTTACCCTGGTGAGACGGAAAGTCCAGTACTGCACAATATCAGTTTTAAGGCTAAACCGGGAGAAACAGTAGCTTTTATCGGAAGTACAGGTTCCGGTAAATCGTCTTTGGTTAATTTGATTCCGCGTTTCTATGATGTGACTCTTGGGAAAATCTTAGTGGACGGTGCCGATGTCCGTGATTATAACCTGAAAGCGTTGCGGGAAAAAATCGGTTTTATTCCGCAAAGAGCACTTTTATTTACCGGAACAATTGCAGAAAATTTGAAATATGGCAAGGCAAGTGCCACATTAGAAGAGTTGGATAATGCGGCAGACATTGCTCAGGCCAAAGAATTTATCGAAAGCCGTGAAGAAAGATTTGCAGCACATCTGGCAGAGGCCGGCAGCAATCTGTCCGGCGGACAGAAACAGCGTCTATCCATTGCACGGGCAGTTGTTAAAGAGCCGGAAATTTATATTTTTGATGACTCTTTTTCAGCTCTGGACTACAAAACAGATGCCCAGCTGCGGGCCCGTTTAAAAGAGGTGACCGGTCAAAGTACGGTTCTTATTGTCGCGCAGCGTGTCGGAACGATTATGGATGCCGATCAGATTATTGTACTTGATGAAGGCGAAATTGTCGGCCGCGGGACGCATGAAGAATTGATGCAGAGCAACGAAATATACCGCGAAATTGCCAGTTCACAGCTCAGCAGCAATATATAA
- a CDS encoding ABC transporter ATP-binding protein, producing the protein MHKESVFLRLWTYLRNYKGSLFLAIFLKVLSSVMNVLEPVILGLIITELTANLLDMAKGVSGAQINTAYIFGILVIYFIRGLFYEVGTYGSNFFMTNAVQRSIRDLRDDLSEKINKIPVSYFDKHQFGDMLGRFTSDVEVVSNALQQSFLQIVNAFLTIVLVIVMVLYLNFSLALIVIACVPLTYFSARFILQKSQPYFKKQADALGDMNGFVQENLTGFNVIKLYGREEVSAEEFREITENLRDVGFKASFISGVMMPVLHAISDMAYLIIAFIGALQVLSGTLTIGNMQAFVQYTWQISQPVQTITQLAGILQSAKSSLERIFEVLDEPNEASEVTETLSHDLTGQVSFRDVSFQYTADKPLIRHFSLDVQPGEMVAIVGPTGAGKTTLINLLMRFYDVTEGAITIDGHDIRHLSRQEYRRQFGMVLQDAWLYEGTVKENLRFGQLQATDDEIVAAAKAANVDHFIRTLPGGYNMEMNQESSNVSLGQKQLLTIARALLANPKILILDEATSSVDTRLELLIQKAMSKLMEGRTSFVIAHRLSTIQEADKILVLNDGQIIEQGNHESLLAAKGFYYDLYMSQFAKTQI; encoded by the coding sequence ATGCATAAAGAAAGTGTTTTCTTACGTTTGTGGACGTATTTAAGAAACTACAAAGGCTCGCTTTTTCTTGCGATTTTCTTAAAAGTTTTGAGCAGTGTTATGAATGTTCTGGAGCCAGTCATTTTAGGGCTTATTATTACAGAATTAACTGCCAATCTTTTGGATATGGCTAAAGGAGTCAGCGGTGCACAGATTAACACTGCTTATATCTTCGGAATATTGGTTATTTATTTTATCCGCGGTCTTTTTTACGAAGTCGGAACCTATGGCTCTAACTTTTTTATGACCAATGCGGTACAGCGGTCTATTCGTGATTTGCGAGACGATCTGAGTGAAAAAATCAATAAGATTCCGGTATCCTATTTTGATAAGCATCAGTTTGGCGATATGCTGGGGCGTTTTACCAGCGATGTGGAAGTGGTTTCCAACGCACTGCAGCAAAGTTTTTTGCAGATTGTGAATGCATTTTTGACCATCGTTTTGGTTATTGTCATGGTTCTGTATCTGAATTTCAGTCTAGCACTGATTGTTATTGCCTGTGTTCCGCTGACTTATTTCAGTGCTCGCTTTATTTTGCAGAAATCGCAGCCTTATTTCAAAAAACAGGCTGATGCTTTGGGGGACATGAATGGCTTTGTTCAGGAAAATCTGACCGGCTTTAATGTGATTAAACTGTATGGCCGTGAAGAGGTTTCTGCTGAAGAATTCCGTGAAATTACTGAAAATCTTCGTGATGTCGGCTTTAAAGCCAGTTTTATTTCGGGGGTCATGATGCCTGTTCTGCATGCTATTTCAGATATGGCTTATTTAATTATTGCTTTTATCGGGGCTCTTCAAGTCCTGTCCGGAACGCTGACAATTGGAAATATGCAGGCTTTTGTGCAGTATACTTGGCAAATCAGTCAGCCGGTTCAGACAATTACTCAGCTGGCAGGTATCCTTCAAAGTGCTAAATCATCCTTGGAACGGATTTTTGAAGTTTTGGATGAACCGAATGAAGCTAGTGAAGTGACAGAAACGCTCAGTCACGATTTGACGGGACAAGTCAGCTTTCGCGATGTTTCTTTCCAGTATACTGCTGATAAACCTTTGATTCGCCATTTTAGCCTCGATGTCCAGCCTGGAGAGATGGTTGCTATTGTCGGTCCGACCGGTGCTGGAAAAACGACCCTGATTAATTTGTTAATGCGCTTTTACGATGTCACAGAAGGAGCGATTACTATAGATGGACACGATATTCGCCACCTTTCCCGTCAGGAATACCGCAGACAGTTTGGTATGGTTCTTCAGGATGCTTGGCTTTATGAAGGGACAGTTAAAGAAAATCTCCGTTTTGGCCAGCTGCAGGCAACAGATGACGAAATTGTAGCGGCTGCAAAAGCTGCCAATGTTGATCACTTTATCCGGACACTGCCCGGCGGCTATAACATGGAAATGAATCAGGAATCAAGCAATGTGTCTCTTGGGCAAAAACAGCTTTTAACAATTGCCCGCGCCCTTTTGGCTAATCCTAAAATTTTGATTCTGGATGAAGCCACCTCTTCAGTGGATACGCGTCTGGAACTGCTGATTCAAAAAGCGATGAGCAAACTAATGGAAGGGCGAACAAGCTTTGTTATTGCCCACCGGTTATCTACTATCCAAGAAGCGGATAAGATTCTTGTCCTTAATGACGGTCAAATTATTGAGCAGGGGAATCATGAAAGCCTCCTTGCTGCTAAAGGTTTTTACTATGACCTTTATATGAGCCAATTTGCTAAGACACAAATTTAA
- a CDS encoding AEC family transporter, which produces MTIVALIFVKLLVLFLLMGAGLFLAYRHIFTKEITLELSKLLTRFVAPSLFISSFISQSFSWEKLLLLLAVMASAFLIIVSRIFLLSFLLPKSRNTDKYAVLFANVGFMGTPLALAVGGKEAVFFISGFVVANQIMQWTYGIYLISQKQSVINLRAVFINPATIATAVGLFCFLLPFKLPGVLVDAIDTFALLNTPLSTLVLGSYFYKTTFKEIFLYRPAYYTAFLRLFVTSFISILLIWLLPFHSSAVKLALTIAAISPAAMNTALLSQVYGGDYEYGSRLVLLTTVLSLVSIPLMVGIASFLYL; this is translated from the coding sequence GTGACTATTGTTGCTTTGATATTTGTAAAATTGCTTGTCTTATTTTTACTGATGGGAGCAGGTCTTTTTTTGGCTTACCGGCATATCTTTACCAAAGAAATAACGTTAGAGCTGTCTAAACTATTAACCAGATTTGTTGCCCCCAGTCTCTTCATTTCTTCATTTATCAGTCAGAGCTTTTCTTGGGAGAAATTGCTGCTGCTTCTTGCTGTGATGGCGTCAGCCTTTCTGATTATTGTGTCACGGATTTTTTTGCTGTCTTTTCTGCTGCCCAAGAGCAGAAATACAGACAAGTATGCTGTTCTTTTCGCAAATGTCGGTTTTATGGGAACTCCATTGGCCTTAGCTGTGGGCGGTAAAGAAGCTGTCTTCTTTATTTCAGGATTTGTGGTAGCCAATCAGATTATGCAGTGGACTTACGGTATTTATTTGATTTCACAAAAACAATCTGTAATCAATTTGCGGGCTGTTTTTATTAATCCGGCTACGATTGCAACTGCAGTTGGTCTGTTTTGTTTCCTTTTACCCTTTAAACTGCCGGGTGTTTTGGTTGATGCTATTGATACCTTTGCTCTGCTGAATACGCCGCTGTCAACTTTGGTCTTGGGTTCTTATTTTTATAAGACAACTTTTAAAGAGATTTTTCTTTACCGTCCGGCATACTATACTGCTTTTTTACGTCTTTTTGTGACATCTTTTATCAGTATTTTGCTTATTTGGCTCTTGCCGTTCCATTCTTCCGCTGTCAAACTGGCTTTGACAATAGCTGCCATATCTCCGGCAGCAATGAACACAGCCCTGCTCAGTCAAGTTTATGGCGGTGATTATGAATATGGATCACGGTTAGTCCTTTTAACAACTGTTTTATCCCTTGTCTCTATCCCCCTTATGGTAGGTATCGCCAGTTTCTTATATCTTTAA
- a CDS encoding HdeD family acid-resistance protein yields the protein MKWFPLFAGILAILFGFYLFANPLVTVASLGWFLALIVFVSGVTNLLSYLSDSKNSRSFWELLQSILSIVFGLILLGSSAFSLSGAVITILAYWVLLSGIFRLTAGIQLRRAGALGGNRLLFSAVFTIVLGLILLGQPILTAALIGRFIAVLFMAIGIQAIYTFIQIH from the coding sequence ATGAAGTGGTTCCCTTTGTTTGCTGGTATTTTAGCGATATTGTTTGGTTTTTATCTTTTTGCTAATCCTTTAGTTACTGTAGCTAGTCTAGGATGGTTTTTAGCACTAATTGTCTTTGTTTCAGGTGTAACAAATCTGCTGTCTTACTTGTCTGACAGTAAAAACAGTCGCTCTTTTTGGGAATTGCTGCAGAGTATCCTGTCAATTGTTTTTGGCTTGATTCTATTAGGCAGTTCAGCTTTCTCACTGTCTGGTGCTGTCATCACTATTTTAGCTTATTGGGTGCTTTTAAGCGGTATTTTTCGTTTGACAGCCGGAATTCAGCTGCGCAGAGCCGGGGCATTAGGCGGCAATCGGCTGCTGTTCTCTGCTGTTTTCACGATTGTTCTCGGGCTCATCCTTTTGGGACAGCCTATTTTGACAGCCGCACTGATTGGGAGGTTTATTGCGGTTCTGTTTATGGCGATTGGAATCCAAGCCATTTACACCTTTATTCAGATTCATTAA
- the gdhA gene encoding NADP-specific glutamate dehydrogenase, translating to MTTGKEYVTAVFEKVKAQNSHEAEFLQAVEEVFDSLIPVFDKYPEYIEENILERLVEPERVLSFRVPWVDDRGQVQVNRGYRVQFSSAIGPYKGGLRFHPSVNQSIIKFLGFEQIFKNSLTGLPIGGGKGGSNFDPKGKSDNEVMRFTQSFMTELQKYIGPDIDVPAGDIGVGGREIGYLFGQYKRLNGYKNGVLTGKGLTYGGSLARTEATGYGAVYFAEQMLKARGEGFAGKTAVVSGSGNVAIYATEKLHALGAKVIAVSDSSGYVYDKEGINLETLKQLKEVERARIVKYTEHHPNAVFTPAGGDSIWTIKADLAFPCATQNELNAADAKALVANGVIAVTEGANMPSTLEAIEIFLEAGVSFGPAKAANAGGVAVSALEMAQNSQRTPWTFEEVDSKLYQIMKAIYTNSAAAAKEFGEEGNLVLGANIAGFLKVAQAMSAQGVV from the coding sequence ATGACAACAGGAAAAGAGTATGTTACAGCTGTTTTTGAAAAAGTTAAGGCTCAGAATAGTCATGAAGCAGAGTTTCTTCAAGCGGTAGAAGAAGTTTTTGATTCGTTAATACCAGTTTTTGATAAATATCCTGAATATATTGAAGAAAATATCCTTGAGCGCCTGGTAGAACCGGAACGTGTCCTTTCTTTCCGAGTGCCTTGGGTTGATGACCGAGGACAGGTTCAGGTGAACCGCGGTTACCGTGTTCAGTTTTCATCAGCTATCGGTCCTTATAAAGGCGGGCTGCGTTTCCATCCTTCTGTGAATCAATCCATTATTAAGTTCCTTGGCTTTGAACAGATTTTCAAAAATTCTTTGACTGGACTTCCGATTGGGGGCGGTAAAGGTGGCTCAAATTTTGACCCCAAAGGGAAATCAGATAATGAAGTTATGCGCTTCACCCAAAGTTTTATGACCGAACTGCAGAAATACATTGGTCCGGATATTGATGTTCCGGCTGGTGATATCGGTGTCGGCGGCCGTGAGATTGGCTATCTATTCGGACAGTATAAACGTTTGAACGGTTACAAAAACGGTGTACTGACAGGAAAAGGTCTAACGTACGGCGGTTCGCTGGCTCGTACAGAAGCTACCGGTTACGGCGCAGTTTACTTTGCTGAACAAATGCTTAAAGCCCGCGGCGAAGGATTTGCTGGTAAAACAGCAGTTGTTTCAGGCTCAGGTAATGTTGCGATTTATGCGACAGAAAAGCTGCATGCATTAGGTGCAAAAGTTATTGCTGTTTCAGATTCCTCAGGATATGTATATGATAAAGAAGGAATCAATCTGGAAACCTTAAAACAGCTGAAAGAAGTTGAGCGTGCCCGTATTGTTAAGTACACTGAGCACCATCCAAATGCTGTCTTTACCCCTGCCGGCGGTGATTCTATTTGGACTATTAAAGCGGATTTGGCCTTTCCGTGTGCAACACAAAATGAGTTAAATGCGGCAGACGCTAAAGCTTTGGTTGCAAATGGTGTTATTGCTGTCACAGAAGGGGCAAATATGCCATCAACTTTGGAAGCTATTGAAATTTTCCTTGAAGCAGGTGTATCCTTCGGCCCAGCTAAAGCAGCAAATGCCGGCGGTGTTGCAGTATCAGCCTTGGAAATGGCTCAAAACAGTCAGCGGACACCTTGGACTTTTGAAGAAGTAGACAGCAAACTTTACCAAATTATGAAGGCTATCTATACAAATTCAGCAGCAGCAGCAAAAGAATTTGGTGAAGAAGGCAATCTTGTTCTGGGAGCCAATATCGCAGGCTTCCTTAAAGTAGCTCAAGCAATGTCAGCACAAGGTGTTGTCTAA
- a CDS encoding MarR family winged helix-turn-helix transcriptional regulator gives MVEAIADLKNLVNQIEQLADELAKKNGIEHLAGPQGHVLLYLGKHQNDEIFIKDIEKFLKISKSVCSNLIKRMEKNGFITATLSQTDKRRKRIALTDAGRLKLKPLEQFHQDMRDYLFKDIAFEDFQTIKKVSRQLQTNIEHYKEKDV, from the coding sequence ATGGTTGAAGCGATAGCTGATTTGAAAAATCTGGTAAACCAAATTGAGCAGCTCGCTGATGAATTGGCTAAAAAGAACGGCATCGAACATTTAGCCGGCCCTCAAGGACACGTCCTGCTTTATTTGGGGAAGCATCAGAATGATGAAATTTTTATAAAGGATATTGAAAAGTTTTTAAAAATTTCGAAATCGGTCTGCAGCAATCTAATTAAACGGATGGAAAAAAATGGGTTTATAACAGCCACTTTATCGCAGACTGATAAAAGACGGAAACGTATTGCACTGACGGATGCCGGCCGTCTTAAGCTGAAGCCCCTGGAGCAATTTCATCAGGATATGAGGGATTATTTGTTTAAAGATATTGCCTTTGAGGATTTTCAGACAATAAAAAAAGTCAGCCGACAGCTGCAGACCAACATTGAGCACTACAAAGAAAAGGATGTGTAG
- a CDS encoding ABC transporter ATP-binding protein gives MLTIFKRLNTKEWGMVLLSTVFICLAVWMDLKTPSYMSEITTLLQTEGTTVSDIMDPGSKMLLLSFSSFLSAVVVGFLAARTAASFTTRLRAEIFNQVMDYSDAEIKKFSIPSLLTRTTNDLTQLQILITMGMQVVTRGPIMAVWALTKIWGKSSEWTWSVAGAVGIVLILLSVMLFVAFPRMSRIQSLTDALNSTTREILSGIRVVRAYNAESYQDAKFTKENNRLTKLNLFVHRLMALMNPVMTLVSSGLTLVIYWIGAYLINDIKVSATDMSQATAAVRDRVAVFSDMVVFSSYAMQVVMGFMMMVAIFIILPRALVSAGRINEVLALDSSVSFKEKTSQSDGQTGTVVFNDVSFRYAEESEAVIEHVSFKAEAGQTVAFIGSTGSGKSTLVNLLPRFYDVTAGSILVDGIDVRDYSHDDLNAKVGYIPQRAVLFSGTIRSNMELGNSSQSPLDDTRIWEALELAQAKDFVASKEKGLDTEVAQGGTNFSGGQKQRLAIARALARKPEILIFDDSFSALDYKTDRILRENLAKQTAQMTKLIVAQRISTIMDADQILVLDEGKVVGQGTHKELLAGNKVYQEIAYSQLSKEELENGK, from the coding sequence ATGTTAACGATTTTTAAGCGTTTAAATACTAAGGAGTGGGGAATGGTTCTCCTTAGTACAGTATTTATTTGTTTAGCTGTCTGGATGGATTTAAAAACACCATCTTATATGTCAGAAATTACAACTCTGCTGCAGACAGAAGGAACAACTGTTTCTGATATTATGGATCCGGGCTCTAAGATGCTTCTTTTGTCCTTTTCCAGTTTTTTAAGTGCGGTAGTGGTCGGTTTTCTGGCAGCACGGACAGCAGCTAGCTTTACAACCCGTCTGAGGGCTGAGATTTTTAATCAGGTTATGGATTATTCAGATGCTGAAATCAAGAAATTTTCCATCCCCAGTCTGTTAACTCGGACTACCAATGACCTTACCCAGCTGCAGATACTTATTACGATGGGAATGCAGGTCGTTACCAGAGGACCGATAATGGCTGTGTGGGCTCTAACTAAAATCTGGGGGAAGAGCTCGGAGTGGACCTGGTCTGTTGCCGGAGCTGTCGGCATAGTTCTGATTTTACTGTCAGTGATGCTTTTTGTGGCTTTTCCGCGAATGAGCCGAATTCAGTCTTTAACCGATGCTTTAAACAGCACGACCAGAGAGATTCTTTCTGGGATACGAGTGGTGCGTGCCTACAATGCCGAGAGTTACCAAGATGCTAAATTTACAAAAGAAAACAATAGGCTGACCAAGCTCAATCTTTTTGTTCATCGGCTGATGGCGCTTATGAATCCTGTGATGACACTGGTTTCAAGCGGTTTGACCTTGGTTATCTACTGGATTGGTGCTTATTTGATTAATGACATCAAGGTGTCAGCAACTGATATGAGTCAGGCAACGGCTGCTGTGAGAGATCGTGTCGCTGTTTTTAGTGACATGGTGGTCTTCTCGTCCTATGCCATGCAAGTGGTTATGGGCTTTATGATGATGGTAGCTATCTTTATTATTTTGCCGCGGGCTCTTGTTTCTGCAGGCCGTATCAATGAAGTTCTGGCCTTGGATTCAAGTGTTTCCTTTAAGGAAAAAACCAGTCAGTCAGACGGTCAGACCGGTACTGTTGTCTTTAATGACGTCTCTTTTCGCTATGCTGAAGAATCTGAGGCTGTTATTGAGCATGTCAGCTTCAAAGCAGAAGCAGGTCAGACAGTTGCTTTTATAGGCTCAACAGGATCCGGTAAATCAACTTTGGTCAACCTGCTTCCGCGCTTTTATGATGTTACTGCCGGCAGTATTTTAGTTGACGGGATTGATGTTCGTGACTACAGTCATGATGATTTAAATGCTAAAGTTGGCTATATTCCGCAGAGAGCCGTACTTTTTAGCGGGACAATTCGCTCTAACATGGAATTGGGGAACAGCAGCCAGTCTCCGCTCGATGATACCAGAATTTGGGAAGCGCTGGAATTAGCTCAGGCTAAAGATTTTGTTGCTAGTAAAGAAAAAGGACTGGATACAGAAGTGGCTCAAGGGGGGACTAATTTTTCAGGCGGTCAGAAACAGCGTTTGGCGATTGCCCGCGCTTTAGCACGGAAACCGGAAATCTTAATTTTTGATGATTCTTTCTCGGCATTGGATTATAAGACTGACCGTATTCTGCGGGAAAATCTGGCTAAACAGACCGCACAGATGACTAAACTGATTGTCGCTCAGCGGATTTCGACAATTATGGACGCTGACCAAATCTTGGTACTGGATGAAGGCAAGGTTGTCGGTCAGGGTACTCATAAAGAGCTGCTGGCTGGCAATAAAGTCTATCAGGAGATTGCCTATTCACAACTGTCCAAGGAGGAATTAGAAAATGGTAAGTAA
- a CDS encoding ABC transporter ATP-binding protein: MVSKKKTSLLSQMAPYTKSYRPAFLLAIAFTVVSSGITVIGPDRLKEITDTITAGLAGQLDLTKIAGISMTLALMYGGGAVISYSASFIVTTIIQKFSQKMRNAIADKINVLPLRYFDSHPQGDTLSRVTNDVDLMTQSLNQSLVSLVSAVVLLCGSIFMMIRTNGTMAATAIGSVLIGFVLVVFIMGKTQPFFTRQQNNLAKVNGYVEEIYTGHNVVTSYSAVQQTKNTFNELNQDLYTSMWKSQFFSGIMMPMMQFIGNFGYVMVCIVGASLAINGDITMGTIVAFMTYVRIFSQPLSQIAQAITQLQSARAAMGRVFEFLSEDEMTDESSKDKQLTHIKGDVAFKDVFFGYSKDKVIIHDFSAVAKAGQKVAIVGPTGAGKTTIVNLLMKFYEMDKGSITIDGIAIDQMKREEVHDAFAMVLQDTWLFEGSVKENLIYNQKNITDEQVIAAAKAVGVHHFIMTLPQGYDTLLDDSVSLSVGQKQLLTIARALLKDAPLLILDEATSSVDTRTEELIQKAMDKLMEGRTSFVIAHRLSTIRNADLILVMKDGNIIEQGNHDQLMSADGFYADLYNSQFQAS, translated from the coding sequence ATGGTAAGTAAGAAAAAAACCTCTTTATTAAGTCAGATGGCCCCCTATACCAAAAGCTACCGTCCGGCTTTTCTGCTGGCCATTGCCTTTACAGTTGTTTCGAGCGGAATTACTGTTATTGGCCCCGACAGACTCAAAGAGATTACTGATACAATTACTGCAGGCTTGGCCGGTCAGCTCGATTTGACTAAAATTGCAGGGATCTCTATGACTTTGGCCCTTATGTACGGGGGCGGTGCTGTGATTTCTTATTCGGCAAGCTTTATTGTAACCACTATTATTCAGAAATTTTCTCAGAAGATGCGCAATGCGATTGCTGATAAGATTAATGTTCTGCCCTTACGTTATTTCGACAGCCATCCTCAGGGAGACACGCTGTCGCGTGTAACCAATGATGTCGACTTGATGACTCAGTCTCTTAACCAAAGTCTAGTTTCGCTTGTGTCTGCTGTGGTGCTTTTATGCGGATCAATTTTTATGATGATAAGAACAAATGGCACTATGGCTGCGACAGCAATCGGATCAGTCCTAATCGGCTTTGTTCTTGTTGTCTTTATTATGGGCAAAACCCAGCCCTTCTTTACCCGCCAGCAAAACAACCTGGCTAAGGTCAACGGCTATGTTGAGGAGATCTATACTGGCCACAATGTGGTGACGAGTTACAGTGCTGTGCAACAGACAAAAAATACTTTTAATGAACTTAACCAAGACCTATATACTAGTATGTGGAAGTCACAGTTCTTTTCTGGAATTATGATGCCCATGATGCAGTTTATTGGGAATTTTGGTTATGTTATGGTTTGTATTGTCGGAGCAAGTCTGGCCATTAACGGTGATATTACGATGGGAACAATCGTCGCTTTTATGACCTATGTCCGTATCTTTTCACAACCCTTATCTCAAATTGCTCAGGCGATCACTCAGCTGCAGTCAGCCAGAGCCGCTATGGGCCGTGTCTTTGAATTCCTTTCAGAAGATGAGATGACTGATGAAAGCTCTAAGGATAAGCAGCTGACACACATTAAAGGGGATGTTGCCTTTAAGGATGTTTTCTTTGGTTATTCTAAAGATAAGGTCATTATTCATGATTTTTCTGCAGTGGCTAAAGCAGGGCAGAAGGTGGCCATTGTCGGTCCGACCGGAGCTGGTAAAACAACGATTGTTAATTTGCTGATGAAATTTTATGAAATGGATAAAGGCAGTATCACAATTGACGGTATTGCTATTGATCAGATGAAACGTGAAGAGGTCCACGATGCCTTTGCTATGGTTTTGCAGGATACTTGGCTCTTTGAAGGAAGCGTTAAGGAAAATCTGATTTACAATCAGAAAAATATCACAGATGAGCAAGTTATTGCGGCGGCTAAAGCTGTCGGTGTTCATCATTTTATTATGACTTTACCGCAGGGTTATGATACCTTGCTTGATGATTCGGTCAGTCTTTCAGTCGGACAGAAGCAGCTGTTGACTATTGCCCGTGCCTTACTCAAAGATGCGCCGCTTCTCATTCTTGATGAAGCAACTTCATCGGTAGATACCAGAACAGAAGAGCTGATTCAAAAAGCGATGGATAAGCTGATGGAAGGACGGACTTCCTTTGTTATTGCACACCGGCTTTCAACAATCCGCAATGCGGACTTGATTTTAGTTATGAAAGACGGCAATATTATCGAACAAGGCAATCATGATCAGCTGATGTCGGCTGATGGTTTCTATGCCGACCTCTATAACTCCCAGTTTCAAGCTTCCTAA